From the genome of bacterium, one region includes:
- a CDS encoding type II toxin-antitoxin system Phd/YefM family antitoxin, with protein sequence YSLLDDVAESHKTIQITGKRHSAVLVSGEDWSAIQETLFLTAIPGMRESILEGMKAPVGKCSKELKW encoded by the coding sequence TACTCTCTTCTGGATGATGTGGCGGAATCCCACAAGACGATACAGATTACCGGAAAACGGCATTCTGCCGTCCTGGTTTCGGGTGAGGATTGGAGTGCGATTCAGGAGACATTATTCTTGACAGCCATTCCAGGAATGCGTGAGTCCATTCTGGAGGGAATGAAGGCTCCTGTTGGAAAATGCAGCAAGGAGCTTAAGTGGTGA